Proteins from one Silurus meridionalis isolate SWU-2019-XX chromosome 3, ASM1480568v1, whole genome shotgun sequence genomic window:
- the si:dkey-18p12.4 gene encoding SPRY_PRY_C-I_1 domain-containing protein isoform X2, translated as MTSSATEEISIGAFLSQTSLGNPRKEKKNKRLCRSEPFIKPNLTKFIHQKILYAVANFKNSLKRPKNDPQQLYSSILESIISLTVTESFKQQPPRQKQSVRSENITEERVGSISKKEWKILKNTSANVILDPKTANPSLVLSFDGRSLRTETQREFQSKRNHDEYQKKYKHQYNAWTCVQAKEGYNKGKHYWEVDVKGKNDWRIGVVKESAPRNGFSKLNTATGYWTLRLQFCRLMALTEPVTKLNQAPPSKIGEHLDYEEGKLTFYNAENRKHIYTFKEEFRETVYPVFGTVETEKPLRII; from the exons ATGACCTCGTCAgcaacag AAGAAATCAGCATTGGGGCTTTCCTCAGTCAAACCAGTCTGGGAAATCCacgcaaagaaaagaaaaataaaaggctCTGCAGATCAGAACCTTTTATTAAACCAAACCTG ACAAAGTTTATACATCAGAAGATATTGTATGCTGTTGCAAATTTTAAG AACTCTTtaaagagaccaaaaaatgacCCACAACAACTATATTCTTCAATTTTGGAGTCTATAATATCCCTCACAGTAACTGAAAGTTTCAAGCAACAG CCACCACGCCAAAAACAGTCTGTTAGAAGTGAAAATATTACTGAAGAAAGAG TTGGTTCAATTTCCAAGAAAG aatggaaaatcctcaaaaatacatcAG CCAATGTGATTCTGGATCCAAAAACTGCAAATCCCTCTCTTGTGCTGTCTTTCGATGGACGCTCTTTGAGAACAGAGACCCAAAGAGAGTTTCAGTCCAAACGGAATCATGATgaataccaaaaaaaatacaaacatcagTATAATGCCTGGACATGTGTCCAAGCTAAAGAGGGTTACAACAAAGGCAAGCATTACTGGGAGGTAGATGTAAAGGGGAAAAATGATTGGAGAATAGGTGTAGTGAAAGAGTCTGCTCCACGCAATGGCTTTAGTAAACTAAACACAGCTACAGGATATTGGACTCTGCGTCTGCAGTTTTGCCGTCTCATGGCTCTGACTGAACCAGTCACTAAACTCAATCAGGCACCACCTTCTAAAATAGGAGAACATCTGGATTATGAAGAAGGGAAGCTTACTTTCTATAATGCAGAGAATAGaaaacatatttacacatttaaagaaGAATTTAGAGAGACAGTTTACCCTGTGTTTGGAACTGTGGAGACAGAAAAACCTTTGAGGATTATCTAA
- the si:dkey-18p12.4 gene encoding SPRY_PRY_C-I_1 domain-containing protein isoform X1 → MTLSATEEISIGAFLSQTSLGNPRKEKKNKRLCRSEPFIKPNLTKFIHQKILYAVANFKNSLKRPKNDPQQLYSSILESIISLTVTESFKQQPPRQKQSVRSENITEERVGSISKKEWKILKNTSANVILDPKTANPSLVLSFDGRSLRTETQREFQSKRNHDEYQKKYKHQYNAWTCVQAKEGYNKGKHYWEVDVKGKNDWRIGVVKESAPRNGFSKLNTATGYWTLRLQFCRLMALTEPVTKLNQAPPSKIGEHLDYEEGKLTFYNAENRKHIYTFKEEFRETVYPVFGTVETEKPLRII, encoded by the exons ATGACCTTGTCAgcaacag AAGAAATCAGCATTGGGGCTTTCCTCAGTCAAACCAGTCTGGGAAATCCacgcaaagaaaagaaaaataaaaggctCTGCAGATCAGAACCTTTTATTAAACCAAACCTG ACAAAGTTTATACATCAGAAGATATTGTATGCTGTTGCAAATTTTAAG AACTCTTtaaagagaccaaaaaatgacCCACAACAACTATATTCTTCAATTTTGGAGTCTATAATATCCCTCACAGTAACTGAAAGTTTCAAGCAACAG CCACCACGCCAAAAACAGTCTGTTAGAAGTGAAAATATTACTGAAGAAAGAG TTGGTTCAATTTCCAAGAAAG aatggaaaatcctcaaaaatacatcAG CCAATGTGATTCTGGATCCAAAAACTGCAAATCCCTCTCTTGTGCTGTCTTTCGATGGACGCTCTTTGAGAACAGAGACCCAAAGAGAGTTTCAGTCCAAACGGAATCATGATgaataccaaaaaaaatacaaacatcagTATAATGCCTGGACATGTGTCCAAGCTAAAGAGGGTTACAACAAAGGCAAGCATTACTGGGAGGTAGATGTAAAGGGGAAAAATGATTGGAGAATAGGTGTAGTGAAAGAGTCTGCTCCACGCAATGGCTTTAGTAAACTAAACACAGCTACAGGATATTGGACTCTGCGTCTGCAGTTTTGCCGTCTCATGGCTCTGACTGAACCAGTCACTAAACTCAATCAGGCACCACCTTCTAAAATAGGAGAACATCTGGATTATGAAGAAGGGAAGCTTACTTTCTATAATGCAGAGAATAGaaaacatatttacacatttaaagaaGAATTTAGAGAGACAGTTTACCCTGTGTTTGGAACTGTGGAGACAGAAAAACCTTTGAGGATTATCTAA
- the gja8a gene encoding gap junction protein alpha 8 paralog a, which translates to MGDWSFLGNILEEVNEHSTVIGRIWLTVLFIFRILILGTAAEFVWGDEQSDYVCNTKQPGCENVCYDEAFPISHIRLWVLQIIFVSTPSLVYIGHAVHHVHMEEKRKVLENAKHQCQQELYSKQLPVAANQRSVHTTKDTGTNRNKKIPLEGTLLCTYICHIIFKTLFEVGFLVGQYFLYGFHILPLYKCSRWPCPNTVDCFVSRPTEKTIFIMFMLVVACVSLFLNFVEIIHLCLKKIQFGFFQSAPAQVVSPERSLPFLLSAPLHKPKGYRQLEEDKKEGEVAHIYPLAEADIEDGLLSLKLKTKRTNEGLFPTAPPMKESVIYNEMIPNYPKVTETILELPPTKQKDLCRDFDEVDSSILMIPLKVILEKRTEEEQGMEETQTIGDVKQEVVKQTYNIGDLVTDQQLNVEIESGQCGSEAIGFIEVHREDSKNVKGLVEVPEKIDKCIKVPEHVGEVPGFPDNIVKVVKVPKIVKAVVENPEDVKAVKEEPETVKEDVEVPGNIKEVVELPKTIEAVEEEPETVEEVVKVPANNREVVEVPETVETVVEVPKNCEVLEIPATVQKVIEVPKNFKKVVEVPETNKIVSEKPESVEKVVKVPENINEVVELPKTVEEVVEVSANNKEVLEVPETVETVVEVPKNVEEVVEKTETVEEVAEVSETVKAVVMEPETIVEALDNIKEVVELSETVKEPETDEVLEIPATVQKVVEATNNLKEVLEAPETIETFVEKPETVEKFVEVPENINEVVEPAETFEAVAEEPENIKKVLEIPATAKEVVEIPEDFQAIGKIPKFQEQAGDAPEKDLVEVSADYPVSEELSEIEELTIETKSVSSVDEKAVDPVWREKPLHLLKSVGEGNVSREIKNSYIEDTLKLETIDLSPKVESIEDTINTNDVEDINNAVNTDNLVSEMANPEKVNSAGAQDSQGKTRDHGISESLEVKVGLPEMQTPKDRILDHLTPPAATEAVGNTRQLSCIRKASSKARSDDLTI; encoded by the coding sequence ATGGGAGATTGGAGCTTCTTAGGTAATATTTTAGAAGAAGTGAATGAACATTCAACTGTAATTGGCCGTATTTGGCTTACAGTGCTCTTCATCTTTCGCATTCTTATTCTGGGCACGGCAGCAGAATTTGTCTGGGGAGACGAGCAGTCCGATTATGTGTGTAATACAAAGCAGCCTGGATGTGAGAATGTATGTTATGATGAGGCGTTCCCTATCTCACATATCCGCCTTTGGGTGCTGCAGATTATTTTTGTGTCCACGCCTTCATTAGTTTACATCGGTCATGCAGTCCATCATGTCCACATGGAAGAGAAACGCAAAGTGTTAGAGAATGCCAAACATCAGTGCCAGCAAGAACTGTACAGCAAACAACTTCCTGTTGCCGCAAACCAGAGAAGTGTTCACACGACCAAGGACACTGGAAcaaacaggaataaaaaaatcccaCTTGAAGGCACTCTGCTCTGCACATACATATGCCATATCATTTTCAAAACACTATTTGAGGTAGGATTTCTCGTGGGGCAGTACTTCCTGTATGGCTTCCACATCCTTCCACTGTATAAGTGTAGCCGCTGGCCTTGCCCTAACACAGTGGACTGTTTTGTCTCACGCCCAACTGAGAAAACTATCTTCATCATGTTTATGCTTGTCGTTGCATGTGTCTCACTTTTCCTGAACTTTGTGGAGATTATCCATCTATGTTTGAAGAAGATTCAATTTGGGTTCTTTCAGTCAGCTCCAGCCCAGGTTGTATCTCCTGAGAGAAGCTTGCCTTTCCTTCTTAGTGCTCCATTACATAAACCAAAAGGCTACAGGCAACTTGAAGAGGATAAAAAAGAGGGTGAGGTTGCACACATCTACCCGTTAGCTGAAGCAGATATAGAGGATGGCTTGCTATCTCTGAAGTTaaagacaaaaagaacaaatgaaGGATTATTTCCTACAGCGCCCCCTATGAAGGAATCAGTGATTTATaatgaaatgatcccaaactacCCTAAGGTCACAGAAACTATCCTTGAGCTACCACCAACCAAACAAAAGGACTTATGTCGAGACTTTGATGAGGTGGACAGTTCCATCCTTATGATTCCCTTGAAAGTAATACTGGAAAAGAGaacagaggaagaacaaggcatGGAGGAGACACAGACAATTGGTGATGTAAAACAAGAGGTCGTAAAGCAAACATACAACATAGGAGACTTAGTAACTGATCAGCAACTGAATGTGGAGATTGAGTCAGGACAGTGTGGATCAGAGGCTATAGGATTTATAGAGGTACATAGAGAAGATTCCAAAAATGTTAAGGGGTTGGTAGAAGTCCCAGAAAAGAttgataaatgtataaaagtacCAGAACATGTTGGAGAGGTTCCAGGATTTCCAGACAATATTGTGAAGGTTGTAAAAGTACCTAAGATTGTTAAAGCAGTGGTAGAAAATCCAGAAGATGTTAAAGCAGTTAAAGAAGAACCAGAAACTGTTAAGGAGGATGTAGAAGTACCAGGAAATATTAAGGAGGTTGTAGAACTACCAAAAACTATTGAAGCAGTTGAAGAAGAACCAGAAACAGTTGAGGAGGTTGTCAAAGTACCAGCAAATAATAGGGAGGTTGTGGAAGTACCAGAAACTGTTGAAACAGTTGTAGAAGTACCAAAAAATTGTGAAGTTTTAGAAATACCTGCAACTGTACAAAAGGTTATAGAAGTAccaaaaaactttaaaaaggtTGTAGAAGTACCAGAAACTAATAAAATAGTTTCTGAGAAACCAGAATCTGTTGAAAAGGTTGTAAAAGTTCCAGAAAATATTAATGAGGTTGTAGAACTACCAAAAACAGTTGAGGAGGTTGTCGAAGTATCAGCAAATAATAAAGAGGTGTTGGAAGTACCAGAAACTGTTGAAACAGTTGTAGAGGTACCAAAAAATGTTGAAGAAGTGGTAGAAAAAACAGAAACTGTTGAAGAAGTTGCAGAAGTATCAGAAACTGTTAAAGCAGTTGTCATGGAACCAGAAACTATTGTAGAAGCATTAGATAATATAAAGGAGGTTGTAGAACTATCAGAAACTGTTAAAGAACCAGAAACTGATGAAGTTTTAGAAATACCTGCAACTGTACAAAAAGTTGTAGAAGCAACAAACAACCTTAAAGAGGTTTTGGAAGCACCAGAAACTATTGAAACATTTGTAGAGAAACCCGAAACTGTTGAAAAGTTTGTAGAAGTACCAGAAAATATTAATGAGGTTGTAGAACCAGCAGAAACATTTGAAGCTGTTGCAGAAGAAccagaaaatattaaaaaggttTTAGAAATACCAGCAACTGCTAAAGAAGTTGTAGAAATACCAGAAGATTTCCAAGCAATTGGCAAAATTCCGAAATTTCAAGAACAGGCTGGAGATGCCCCAGAAAAGGATCTTGTGGAAGTTTCAGCAGATTATCCAGTGAGTGAAGAACTGTCAGAGATAGAAGAGCTTACAATAGAAACTAAGAGTGTCTCTTCAGTAGATGAGAAAGCTGTAGATCCTGTATGGAGGGAGAAACCTTTACATCTTTTGAAATCTGTAGGGGAGGGGAATGTATCTAGGGAAATCAAAAACTCATATATAGAAGACACACTCAAACTAGAGACAATAGACCTTTCACCTAAGGTGGAGTCAATAGAAGATACCATCAATACAAATGATGTAGAAGATATCAATAATGCTGTGAACACTGATAACTTAGTCAGTGAGATGGCCAATCCAGAGAAGGTAAACAGCGCTGGAGCCCAAGACAGTCAAGGGAAAACTAGAGATCATGGGATATCTGAAAGTTTAGAAGTGAAGGTGGGGTTGCCAGAGATGCAGACACCCAAAGATAGGATTTTAGACCATCTTACACCTCCAGCAGCAACAGAGGCAGTGGGAAATACAAGACAGCTGAGCTGTATTAGAAAAGCAAGTAGTAAAGCGAGGTCAGATGATCTTACAATATAA